One Flavobacteriales bacterium genomic region harbors:
- a CDS encoding Smr/MutS family protein, whose product MFRIGDQVRAMNEDFEGKVAEILKDGFVLVEDESGFGFPYAQSDLVRNANFMDPDFEQIFVEKQENEQEKLKRLKEEAKKERKERKVNFSTEGKSWNLIQVKKKPTFEIDLHIHELVPSFAHLNNTQMLGIQMRALKNCVAHALENNISSIIAIHGIGEGTLKNEVRKYIQQTYHYMDFCDADYRKYGQGATEISINYGAKRKRY is encoded by the coding sequence ATGTTTAGAATAGGAGATCAGGTAAGAGCAATGAATGAGGATTTCGAAGGAAAGGTTGCTGAAATTCTCAAAGATGGATTTGTTTTGGTGGAAGATGAATCTGGTTTTGGATTTCCTTATGCACAGAGTGATTTGGTAAGAAATGCCAATTTCATGGATCCTGATTTTGAACAGATTTTTGTAGAAAAACAAGAAAACGAGCAAGAAAAACTCAAAAGACTTAAAGAAGAAGCCAAAAAAGAACGAAAGGAGAGAAAAGTGAATTTTTCTACTGAAGGGAAATCATGGAATCTTATTCAAGTGAAGAAAAAACCTACTTTTGAGATTGATTTGCATATTCATGAACTCGTTCCCTCTTTTGCTCACTTAAATAACACACAAATGCTGGGAATTCAAATGAGAGCTTTGAAAAACTGTGTAGCACATGCTTTGGAAAATAATATTTCTTCTATCATTGCGATTCATGGCATCGGTGAGGGTACTTTAAAGAATGAAGTAAGAAAATACATCCAGCAAACTTATCATTATATGGATTTTTGCGATGCCGATTATCGCAAGTATGGGCAAGGTGCTACGGAGATTTCTATAAATTATGGAGCAAAAAGAAAGCGATATTAG
- a CDS encoding asparagine synthetase B — MKKQLLFSLFIFCVFVSKGANILIPMDEKSQKNHLKAYGITYWLLENEVEVDWLLNYKGGSFVLSYLKEFETELSLRGVSYELISDNEKNQIYQSIQHPEINQDIVKLEKVPKIAVYSPKSKQPWDDAVTLALTYAEIPYDIVYDDEILGDLLAKYDWLHLHHEDFTGQYGKFYAAYRHAPWYIKQKKDFEANAHKHGFEKVSKAKLAVVKKIKDFVIGGGFMFAMCSATDSYDIALAAQNTDICGPMFDGDPIETNANNKIDYSLGIAFKDYKVLYDPFQYEFSSIDATRTRKVNASQDFFTLFDFSAKWDPVPTMLTQNHTKVVKGFMGQTTSYNKQFLKSEVLILGENKSANEAKYIHGNIGKGMWSFYGGHDPEDYQHRVGDPKTELDLHPNSPGYRLILNNVLFPAAKKKKRKT, encoded by the coding sequence ATGAAAAAACAGCTATTATTTTCACTATTTATATTCTGCGTTTTTGTTTCCAAAGGAGCAAATATCCTTATTCCCATGGATGAAAAAAGCCAAAAAAACCATCTAAAAGCTTATGGAATTACTTATTGGCTTTTGGAAAACGAAGTAGAAGTAGATTGGTTATTAAACTATAAAGGAGGGAGTTTTGTATTGAGTTATCTCAAAGAATTTGAAACAGAATTATCATTAAGAGGTGTTTCTTATGAGTTGATATCCGATAATGAAAAAAATCAGATTTACCAAAGCATTCAACATCCTGAGATTAATCAGGATATCGTAAAGCTTGAAAAAGTGCCTAAAATAGCGGTGTATTCGCCTAAAAGCAAGCAGCCTTGGGATGATGCCGTAACCTTGGCACTCACTTATGCAGAAATCCCTTATGATATTGTTTATGATGATGAAATCTTGGGAGATTTATTAGCAAAATATGATTGGTTACATCTCCACCATGAAGACTTTACAGGACAATATGGGAAATTTTATGCTGCTTATAGACACGCTCCATGGTATATTAAACAAAAAAAAGACTTTGAAGCCAATGCACATAAACACGGCTTCGAAAAAGTTTCTAAAGCGAAACTAGCTGTTGTGAAGAAAATAAAAGATTTTGTTATTGGAGGAGGATTCATGTTTGCGATGTGCTCTGCAACGGACTCTTATGACATTGCGTTAGCCGCTCAGAATACAGATATCTGTGGCCCTATGTTTGACGGAGATCCCATTGAAACTAATGCCAATAATAAAATAGATTATAGCCTAGGAATAGCTTTTAAAGACTATAAAGTTCTTTATGACCCGTTTCAATATGAATTTTCTTCCATTGATGCCACAAGAACAAGAAAAGTAAACGCTTCACAAGATTTCTTCACACTGTTTGATTTTTCAGCAAAATGGGATCCAGTACCTACAATGCTTACTCAAAATCACACGAAAGTGGTAAAAGGCTTTATGGGGCAAACGACTTCATACAACAAACAATTTTTGAAATCTGAAGTTCTTATTTTAGGAGAAAATAAATCTGCCAATGAAGCTAAATATATCCACGGAAATATAGGAAAAGGTATGTGGTCTTTTTATGGCGGACATGATCCTGAGGATTACCAACACCGAGTAGGTGATCCTAAAACAGAATTAGATTTACACCCGAATTCTCCAGGATATCGATTAATACTCAATAATGTGCTTTTTCCAGCAGCCAAAAAGAAAAAAAGAAAGACCTAA
- a CDS encoding DUF4920 domain-containing protein has protein sequence MKKIAIALLSVFMISSCSQEAPKEKKTNLFTGDIKKENHIAFGEDLVLENKKVYKMSAFNELTKGKENEELILAGTIDKVCTKKGCWMSMKNPNGESVFVSYDYKFLLPINVDGRNAILKGVVSNDTTSVKDLKHYAEDAGKTEAEIAKITEPKIEKTILASTVWIKK, from the coding sequence ATGAAAAAAATAGCTATCGCTTTGTTAAGTGTTTTTATGATATCATCTTGTTCTCAAGAAGCACCAAAAGAGAAAAAAACGAATCTATTTACAGGAGATATTAAGAAAGAAAATCATATTGCCTTTGGTGAAGACTTAGTGCTTGAAAATAAGAAAGTGTACAAGATGAGTGCCTTCAACGAGCTTACAAAAGGAAAGGAAAATGAGGAACTCATTTTAGCAGGTACAATTGATAAAGTTTGTACAAAAAAAGGTTGTTGGATGTCTATGAAAAATCCAAATGGAGAAAGTGTATTTGTAAGTTATGATTACAAATTTCTGCTCCCAATAAATGTAGATGGAAGAAATGCTATTTTAAAAGGTGTAGTGAGCAATGACACTACTTCAGTTAAAGATTTAAAGCATTATGCCGAAGATGCTGGGAAAACAGAAGCAGAAATTGCTAAAATTACTGAACCAAAAATTGAGAAAACTATTTTGGCTTCTACTGTATGGATTAAAAAATAG